In Devosia beringensis, a single window of DNA contains:
- a CDS encoding aspartate kinase translates to MTEQSTGHTVEKIGGTSMSRTAELLDTVLIGPRSGAALYNRIFVVSAYAGMTDSLLEHKKSGEPGVYGLFSSAEGGWTWGDALNAVADRMYAQNATIFADEGARQTANRFAQERVEGVRSCLIDLSRLCSFGHFQLQQHLLTVREMLASLGEAQSAFNTAMLLTMAGVNARFVDLTGWREDGQRGLDEAIARAFADIDLSCELPIVTGYAQCSEVLMGTYDRGYSEVTLSRVAVVTGASEAIIHKEFHLSSSDPRVVGEDVVRVIGETNYDVADQLSNMGMEAIHPRAAKSLRQAGIPLRVKNAFEPNHDGTLIRSDLHARAPQVEIVTGLRNVFAFEFYDQDMVGVKGYDAGILEALKRHSVWIISKTSNANTITHFLKGSMKAIRRVEADLSAAFPNAEISLRKVSLVSAIGRDLGGTAVLLQAIQALAAAGIEPLGVHDLIRKVDLQVVVEPADFEATIKALHKGLIENWAPAQRQTLHAVA, encoded by the coding sequence ATGACTGAACAGTCCACCGGCCATACGGTCGAAAAAATCGGCGGCACCTCAATGTCGCGCACGGCAGAACTGCTCGATACGGTCCTCATCGGCCCGCGTAGCGGCGCGGCGCTCTATAACCGCATCTTTGTCGTGTCGGCCTATGCCGGCATGACCGACAGCCTGCTCGAGCACAAGAAATCCGGCGAGCCGGGCGTCTATGGCCTGTTTTCCAGCGCCGAGGGCGGCTGGACCTGGGGCGATGCGCTCAATGCCGTGGCCGATCGCATGTATGCGCAAAATGCCACCATCTTTGCCGATGAAGGCGCCCGCCAGACGGCCAACCGCTTTGCCCAGGAGCGCGTCGAAGGCGTGCGCTCCTGCCTCATCGATCTGTCGCGGCTCTGCTCCTTCGGCCATTTCCAGTTGCAGCAGCACCTGCTGACGGTGCGCGAAATGCTGGCCTCGCTGGGCGAAGCCCAGTCGGCCTTCAACACCGCCATGCTGCTCACCATGGCCGGCGTCAATGCGCGCTTCGTCGATCTGACCGGCTGGCGCGAAGATGGCCAGCGCGGCCTCGACGAGGCCATTGCCCGCGCCTTTGCCGATATCGACCTCAGTTGCGAACTGCCCATTGTCACCGGCTATGCCCAGTGCAGCGAAGTGCTGATGGGCACCTATGATCGCGGCTATAGCGAGGTGACCCTGTCGCGCGTCGCCGTGGTCACCGGCGCCAGCGAGGCCATCATCCACAAGGAGTTTCACCTCTCCTCGTCCGATCCGCGCGTGGTCGGCGAAGACGTGGTGCGGGTCATCGGCGAAACCAATTACGACGTGGCCGACCAGCTCTCCAATATGGGCATGGAGGCCATCCATCCGCGCGCCGCCAAGAGCCTGCGCCAGGCCGGCATCCCGCTGCGCGTCAAGAACGCCTTCGAGCCAAACCATGACGGCACGCTGATCCGCTCGGATCTGCATGCCCGCGCTCCCCAGGTCGAGATCGTCACCGGCCTGCGCAACGTCTTTGCCTTTGAATTCTACGATCAGGACATGGTCGGGGTGAAGGGTTATGACGCCGGCATTCTCGAGGCGCTCAAGCGCCACAGCGTCTGGATCATCTCCAAGACCTCCAACGCCAATACCATCACCCATTTTCTCAAGGGGTCGATGAAGGCCATCCGCCGCGTCGAGGCCGATCTCAGCGCCGCCTTTCCCAATGCCGAAATCAGCCTTCGCAAAGTATCCCTGGTCTCGGCCATCGGCCGCGACCTCGGCGGCACCGCCGTCCTGCTGCAGGCCATCCAGGCCCTGGCCGCTGCCGGCATCGAGCCGCTTGGCGTGCATGACCTGATCCGCAAGGTCGATCTGCAGGTCGTGGTCGAGCCGGCCGATTTCGAAGCCACCATCAAGGCCCTGCACAAGGGCCTGATCGAGAACTGGGCCCCGGCACAGCGTCAGACGCTGCACGCCGTCGCCTGA
- the ehuB gene encoding ectoine/hydroxyectoine ABC transporter substrate-binding protein EhuB → MTKFGTTALIGLSALAVSALASTAVSAATLAEIQESGTIRIAVANEIPYGYVDPTGAALGAGPDVAKALMEQLGVENIEWVTTNFSSLIPGLRADRFDMVAAEMAILPDRCGQVLFSEPNSSYGEGLLVAEGNPKDIHAYSDFADNPDYKVAIMAGADQLEMMQKLGVSEANLVTIASNADAISTVSTGRADAYAATSLTASGLAEQGDGVEVAAEFTDPVIDGEEVRSWGGFTFASGNEELRDAVNEALAEFKQTDEWSEVLSGYGFTQSDIDGSSNRTTEELCAD, encoded by the coding sequence ATGACGAAATTCGGAACAACTGCACTGATCGGCCTGTCGGCCCTTGCCGTCTCCGCATTGGCCAGCACGGCCGTCAGCGCTGCCACGCTCGCCGAGATCCAGGAATCGGGCACTATCCGCATCGCGGTGGCCAATGAAATTCCCTATGGCTATGTCGACCCCACCGGCGCCGCGCTCGGCGCCGGTCCCGACGTCGCCAAGGCGCTGATGGAACAGCTTGGCGTCGAGAACATCGAGTGGGTGACCACTAATTTCTCCTCGCTCATTCCCGGCCTGCGCGCCGATCGCTTCGACATGGTCGCCGCCGAAATGGCGATCCTGCCCGATCGCTGCGGCCAGGTCCTGTTCTCCGAGCCCAACTCTTCCTATGGCGAAGGCCTGCTGGTGGCCGAGGGCAATCCCAAGGACATCCACGCCTATAGCGATTTTGCCGATAATCCCGACTACAAGGTCGCCATCATGGCCGGCGCCGACCAGCTGGAAATGATGCAGAAGCTGGGCGTCTCGGAAGCCAATCTGGTGACCATTGCCTCCAATGCCGATGCCATTTCCACCGTTTCGACCGGCCGCGCCGATGCCTATGCCGCCACCAGCCTCACCGCCAGCGGTTTGGCCGAGCAGGGCGACGGCGTCGAGGTTGCCGCCGAATTCACCGATCCGGTGATCGATGGCGAGGAAGTGCGCAGCTGGGGTGGCTTCACCTTTGCCAGCGGTAATGAGGAACTGCGCGATGCGGTAAACGAGGCCCTGGCCGAGTTCAAGCAGACCGATGAGTGGAGCGAGGTCCTGTCGGGTTACGGCTTTACCCAGTCCGATATCGATGGTTCGAGCAACCGCACGACCGAAGAGCTCTGCGCCGACTGA
- the ehuC gene encoding ectoine/hydroxyectoine ABC transporter permease subunit EhuC — MQWTDYITPLMEGAWVTIQLTFYSTILGAVLAFAAGIGKLSHNWAIKSVSVGYIEVFRGTSLLVQLFWLYFALPIAGTAMGIDLRLPPVLAGVLALGLNIGAYGAEVVRGAIQAVHTDQHEAARALNFTPRQTLWRVVLPQAIPEMMPSFGNLAVQNLKDTALVSLISLGDLTFRAEQIRNFTQDSTTIYTMLLFTYFGMALVLTALMRWLEHAVTRWRTVGG; from the coding sequence ATGCAATGGACTGACTATATCACGCCGCTGATGGAGGGCGCCTGGGTCACCATCCAGCTGACCTTTTACTCAACCATACTCGGCGCCGTGCTGGCCTTTGCGGCCGGCATCGGCAAGCTGTCGCACAACTGGGCCATCAAGTCCGTCTCGGTAGGCTATATCGAGGTGTTCCGCGGCACCTCGCTGCTGGTCCAGCTGTTCTGGCTCTACTTCGCGCTGCCGATAGCCGGCACGGCGATGGGCATCGACCTGCGCTTGCCGCCGGTGCTCGCCGGCGTGCTGGCGCTGGGCCTCAATATTGGGGCCTATGGCGCCGAAGTGGTGCGTGGCGCCATCCAGGCCGTCCATACCGACCAGCACGAGGCGGCACGGGCGCTCAACTTCACCCCACGCCAGACCCTGTGGCGCGTCGTACTGCCCCAGGCCATACCCGAAATGATGCCGTCCTTCGGCAATCTGGCGGTGCAGAACCTCAAGGATACCGCCCTGGTCTCGCTGATCAGCCTGGGCGATCTGACCTTCCGCGCCGAGCAGATCCGCAATTTCACCCAGGACAGCACCACCATCTATACCATGCTGCTGTTCACCTATTTCGGCATGGCGCTGGTGCTCACCGCCCTCATGCGCTGGCTCGAACACGCCGTCACGCGCTGGCGCACGGTAGGAGGCTAA
- the ehuD gene encoding ectoine/hydroxyectoine ABC transporter permease subunit EhuD — protein sequence MLFGFEWDLSSPLAFAISVLPIVLVGMWVTIQAAVLGFAVALVLGLVWAVLKAAPSRFIAWPATVITEFIRDTPLLVQLFFLYYVLPEYGIVLPAFMTGALALGIQYSAYTSEVYRAGLEAVSRDQHEAARALNLSATRTFTHIVVPQAVPRIIPAMGNYLVSIMKDVPVLSVVTVLEMLNVAKIVGDRTFNYLIPLSLVGGLYLIMTLVASTGVRLLDAWLPKQGIPLK from the coding sequence ATGCTGTTTGGATTTGAATGGGATCTCTCCAGTCCCCTGGCCTTTGCCATCTCCGTGCTGCCCATCGTCTTGGTCGGCATGTGGGTCACCATCCAGGCCGCCGTGCTCGGCTTTGCCGTCGCTCTGGTGCTCGGCCTCGTCTGGGCCGTGCTCAAGGCCGCGCCGTCGCGTTTCATCGCCTGGCCGGCCACGGTGATCACCGAGTTCATCCGCGATACGCCGCTGCTGGTGCAACTGTTCTTTCTCTATTACGTGCTGCCCGAATACGGCATCGTCCTGCCCGCCTTCATGACCGGGGCCTTGGCTTTGGGCATCCAGTACAGCGCCTATACGTCCGAGGTCTATCGCGCTGGGCTCGAAGCGGTATCGCGCGATCAGCACGAGGCGGCGCGCGCCCTCAACCTGTCGGCCACCCGCACTTTTACCCATATCGTGGTGCCCCAGGCGGTGCCGCGCATCATCCCGGCCATGGGCAATTACCTGGTCTCGATCATGAAGGACGTGCCGGTGCTCTCGGTGGTGACGGTGCTCGAAATGCTCAACGTCGCCAAGATCGTCGGCGACCGCACCTTCAACTATCTCATCCCGCTGTCGCTGGTCGGCGGCCTCTATCTCATCATGACGCTGGTCGCGTCGACAGGCGTGCGCCTGCTCGATGCCTGGCTGCCCAAACAGGGGATCCCCTTGAAATGA
- the ehuA gene encoding ectoine/hydroxyectoine ABC transporter ATP-binding protein EhuA codes for MTDPIIKFDKVVKRFGDLTVLNELDFEVKRGEKVSIIGPSGSGKSTVLRILMTLEGIEGGMVTVAGEPLWHEPGSDGQKPASEAHLRKMRAQLGMVFQQFNLFPHMTVLRNITEAPVRVLGLSKQEARTRGKELLDMVGLADQADKYPHQLSGGQQQRVGIARALAMRPNILLFDEPTSALDPELVGEVLTVIAALAEEHDLTMLLVTHEMRFAREISDRVCFFDQGRIREEGTPEQLFTDPNEARTREFLQAVLD; via the coding sequence ATGACCGATCCGATCATCAAATTCGACAAGGTCGTCAAACGCTTCGGCGATCTCACTGTGCTCAATGAACTCGACTTCGAGGTCAAGCGCGGCGAAAAGGTCTCCATCATCGGACCCTCCGGCTCGGGCAAATCCACCGTGTTGCGTATCCTGATGACGCTTGAGGGCATTGAGGGCGGCATGGTGACCGTGGCCGGCGAACCGCTCTGGCACGAGCCGGGTTCGGACGGCCAAAAGCCGGCCAGCGAGGCGCATCTGCGCAAGATGCGTGCCCAGCTCGGCATGGTGTTCCAGCAGTTCAACCTGTTCCCGCACATGACCGTTTTGCGCAATATCACCGAGGCGCCGGTCAGGGTCTTGGGCCTGTCGAAGCAGGAAGCCCGCACCCGCGGCAAGGAACTGCTCGACATGGTGGGCCTGGCCGATCAGGCCGACAAATATCCGCACCAGCTCTCGGGCGGCCAGCAGCAGCGCGTCGGCATTGCCCGGGCGCTGGCCATGCGCCCCAATATCCTGCTGTTTGACGAGCCTACCTCGGCGCTCGATCCCGAACTGGTCGGCGAAGTGCTCACCGTCATCGCCGCCCTGGCCGAGGAGCATGACCTGACCATGCTGCTGGTGACGCACGAAATGCGCTTTGCGCGGGAAATCTCCGACCGGGTCTGCTTTTTCGATCAGGGCCGGATCCGTGAGGAGGGTACCCCCGAGCAGTTGTTCACCGATCCCAACGAAGCCCGCACCCGCGAATTCCTGCAGGCCGTGCTCGACTGA
- a CDS encoding sulfite exporter TauE/SafE family protein encodes MSLLPLVDLLELSWLSLMLFCLAVLGAAVLRGFSGFGFALAAVPLASMIVAPTKAVAIAVLLQTTVGLRDVAKSRGVLDWPGLKRLSLGALIGTPIGLFGLVYLDAGLIRLAIAAIVVVGVLLLLPKAHPDAPVRLGLAAPTGVLAGLFGGLAAMPGPPVVAYYLSGSTPSKVIRATMMVFFFFTSLLALPGLALGGLIDGQTLLLSLLAIPLMLGGTALGGAIFARAPNAAYKPVALAVLIVMALSSGLRGLLDVLG; translated from the coding sequence ATGAGCCTGCTGCCCCTGGTCGACCTGCTCGAGCTCTCCTGGCTCTCGCTCATGCTATTTTGTCTCGCCGTGCTAGGTGCTGCCGTGCTGCGGGGCTTCTCGGGCTTCGGCTTTGCCCTGGCGGCCGTGCCGCTGGCCTCAATGATCGTCGCGCCGACCAAGGCAGTGGCCATTGCGGTGCTGCTGCAGACGACCGTCGGGCTGCGCGACGTGGCCAAGAGCCGCGGCGTGCTGGACTGGCCCGGCCTCAAGCGCCTGTCGCTCGGCGCGCTGATCGGCACGCCCATCGGACTCTTCGGTCTCGTCTATCTCGATGCCGGCCTGATCCGGCTGGCCATTGCGGCCATCGTGGTGGTCGGCGTGCTGCTGCTGCTGCCCAAGGCGCATCCGGACGCGCCGGTCCGGCTGGGACTGGCGGCGCCGACCGGGGTTCTGGCAGGCCTGTTCGGGGGGCTCGCCGCCATGCCCGGCCCACCGGTGGTCGCCTACTATCTCTCCGGATCCACCCCATCCAAGGTCATCCGCGCCACCATGATGGTGTTCTTCTTCTTCACCTCGCTGCTGGCGCTGCCGGGCTTGGCGCTGGGCGGCCTGATCGATGGGCAGACGCTGCTACTCTCATTGCTTGCCATCCCCCTTATGCTGGGCGGCACGGCGCTGGGCGGCGCCATTTTCGCGCGCGCACCGAACGCTGCCTACAAGCCCGTGGCCCTCGCCGTGCTGATTGTCATGGCGCTCAGCAGCGGCCTGCGCGGCCTGCTCGACGTCCTGGGTTGA
- a CDS encoding aminotransferase family protein — protein MSAALQTNDLRPVIEADRTHVWHHMLQHKPLETSDPRIIVEGKGLRVWDAMGREYIDALSGGVWTVNVGYGRTSIADAVRDQLVRMNYFAQSAGSIPAARFAEALLKKMPGLSRVYFGNSGSEANEKVFKMVRQIAQRHHGGRKWKILYRERDYHGTTIATLAAGGQPERAAMYGPYPDGFVMVPHCLEYRKQWDVENYGERAADAIEEVILREGPDSIGLLCLEPITAGGGVIVPPKGYWERVQAICRKYDILLHIDEVVCGLGRTGSWFGYQNFGIQPDFVTMAKGVASGYAAISCTVTTEAIFDLFKDAADPMAHFRDISTFGGCAGGPAAALENLRIIEEEGLLENCLAMGARLEQNFLALQDKHAVIGDVRGMGLFRGMELVSDRQSKEPVSEKAIGQVVAQAAARGVLIGASNRSVPGLNNVICLAPALIATAADIDAITAAIDEALTAVFG, from the coding sequence ATGTCCGCCGCCCTGCAAACCAATGATCTCCGCCCCGTCATCGAGGCCGACCGCACCCATGTCTGGCACCATATGCTCCAGCACAAGCCGCTCGAGACCAGCGATCCGCGCATCATCGTCGAGGGCAAGGGACTGCGGGTCTGGGATGCCATGGGGCGCGAATATATCGATGCGCTATCCGGCGGCGTCTGGACGGTCAATGTCGGCTATGGCCGAACCTCGATTGCTGATGCTGTGCGCGACCAGCTGGTGCGCATGAACTATTTCGCTCAATCCGCCGGCTCCATTCCGGCGGCGCGCTTTGCCGAGGCGCTGCTCAAGAAAATGCCCGGCCTATCGCGGGTCTATTTCGGCAATTCGGGCTCGGAGGCCAATGAGAAGGTCTTCAAGATGGTGCGCCAGATCGCGCAGCGCCATCATGGCGGCCGCAAGTGGAAGATCCTTTATCGCGAGCGGGACTATCACGGCACCACCATCGCCACCCTGGCCGCGGGCGGACAGCCCGAGCGCGCGGCCATGTATGGCCCCTACCCTGATGGCTTTGTCATGGTGCCGCATTGCCTGGAATACCGGAAGCAGTGGGACGTCGAAAACTATGGCGAGCGCGCCGCCGACGCCATCGAGGAGGTGATCCTGCGCGAAGGGCCGGACAGTATCGGCCTGCTCTGCCTCGAGCCGATCACGGCGGGCGGCGGCGTCATCGTGCCGCCCAAGGGCTATTGGGAGCGCGTGCAGGCAATCTGCCGCAAGTATGACATCCTGCTGCATATCGACGAGGTGGTCTGCGGCCTGGGCCGCACCGGAAGCTGGTTTGGTTATCAGAATTTCGGCATCCAGCCCGATTTCGTCACCATGGCCAAGGGCGTCGCCTCGGGCTATGCCGCCATTTCCTGCACGGTGACTACCGAAGCGATCTTCGACCTGTTCAAGGATGCCGCCGATCCCATGGCGCATTTCCGGGATATCTCGACCTTTGGCGGCTGTGCCGGCGGGCCGGCCGCCGCGCTGGAAAACCTGCGCATCATCGAGGAAGAGGGCCTGCTGGAAAACTGCCTCGCCATGGGTGCCCGGCTCGAGCAGAACTTTCTGGCGCTGCAGGACAAGCACGCAGTGATTGGCGACGTACGCGGCATGGGCCTGTTTCGCGGCATGGAGCTGGTGAGCGACCGGCAGTCCAAGGAGCCGGTCAGCGAAAAGGCCATCGGCCAGGTGGTGGCCCAGGCCGCCGCGCGCGGCGTGCTGATCGGCGCCTCCAACCGCTCGGTGCCCGGGCTCAACAATGTCATTTGCCTGGCGCCTGCTTTGATTGCCACGGCGGCCGATATTGACGCGATCACCGCGGCCATCGACGAGGCGCTCACGGCCGTCTTCGGCTGA
- the pdxR gene encoding MocR-like pyridoxine biosynthesis transcription factor PdxR — protein sequence MHDHFFPMRFVAERSLQEQLRESMVSAILAGHFAADKPLPSCRKLAEQLSVSRNTVNAVYEGLVDSGYIRSRPKKGFFLDDAYAGSGERLEAPVKNTQSENPSGSGPDWENRFQLRPGLMSSVAKPQDWASYPYPFVYGQPMRDLFPLERWRQSSRRALKAESADSWLNDRFDRDDEMLIEQLRSRVLPKRGIWAQPNEILITIGSQNALYLLAALLMGRNTTVALETPGYRDALSIFELHGARIQLHGLDAEGMTIGPDLAGSDYVYLTPSHQVPTGISMSAGRRAQLMEMAARNDQIIIEDDYDAELNLDRDALPALKSDDTAGRVIYVSSLSKPFSPGLRLGYLVADADLVDELRALRRLMYRHPPLNNQRMLAEFLAQGYYDVHLRGFRAEHARRRDVLEKALRSDLDACSRIGSSSASAFWLAAPSAVDTRKLAWAAAKKGVIVEHGEQFFLGGTAPSNFMRLGFNAIEADRIGTGVGILADVMDRL from the coding sequence ATGCACGACCACTTTTTTCCCATGCGGTTCGTTGCGGAACGAAGCCTGCAGGAGCAACTGCGTGAATCCATGGTGTCGGCTATTCTGGCGGGCCACTTCGCCGCCGATAAGCCTTTGCCATCCTGCCGCAAGTTGGCCGAGCAACTGTCGGTGTCGCGAAACACCGTCAACGCCGTCTACGAAGGCCTGGTCGACAGCGGCTATATCCGTAGCCGGCCCAAGAAGGGCTTTTTCCTCGACGATGCCTATGCGGGCTCGGGTGAGCGCCTCGAGGCACCAGTAAAGAACACCCAGAGTGAAAATCCCTCCGGCTCGGGCCCCGATTGGGAAAACCGCTTCCAGCTCCGCCCGGGGCTGATGTCCAGCGTTGCCAAGCCACAGGACTGGGCCAGCTATCCCTACCCTTTCGTCTACGGCCAGCCTATGCGCGACCTTTTTCCGCTTGAGCGCTGGCGGCAATCCTCGCGCAGGGCGCTCAAAGCCGAGAGCGCCGACAGCTGGCTGAACGACCGTTTCGATCGCGACGACGAGATGCTCATCGAGCAGCTGCGCAGCCGGGTCCTGCCCAAGCGCGGCATCTGGGCCCAGCCCAACGAAATCCTCATCACCATCGGCTCGCAGAACGCGCTTTACCTGCTGGCCGCCCTGCTGATGGGCCGCAACACCACGGTCGCACTGGAAACCCCAGGCTATCGGGACGCACTGTCGATTTTCGAGTTGCATGGCGCGCGCATCCAGCTGCATGGCCTTGACGCCGAGGGCATGACCATCGGTCCTGACCTGGCCGGCAGTGACTACGTCTATCTGACGCCCAGCCACCAGGTGCCCACCGGCATATCGATGAGTGCCGGCCGACGCGCGCAGCTGATGGAGATGGCCGCGCGCAACGACCAGATCATCATCGAAGATGACTATGATGCCGAACTCAACCTCGATCGTGACGCGCTGCCCGCCCTCAAGTCGGACGACACGGCCGGACGGGTGATCTATGTCAGCAGCCTCTCCAAGCCGTTCTCGCCGGGGCTCCGCCTGGGCTATCTGGTCGCTGATGCCGATCTCGTGGACGAATTGCGGGCGCTACGGCGCCTGATGTATCGCCATCCGCCCCTCAACAATCAGCGCATGCTCGCCGAGTTTCTGGCGCAAGGCTATTACGACGTGCACCTGCGTGGCTTCCGCGCCGAACATGCCCGTCGACGTGACGTGCTGGAAAAGGCGCTGCGCAGCGATCTGGATGCCTGCAGCCGCATCGGCTCGAGCAGTGCCAGTGCCTTCTGGCTGGCGGCCCCCAGCGCGGTGGATACCCGCAAACTCGCCTGGGCCGCCGCGAAAAAGGGCGTGATCGTCGAACACGGTGAGCAGTTCTTTCTCGGCGGCACCGCTCCGTCCAATTTCATGCGGCTTGGCTTCAACGCCATCGAGGCCGATCGCATCGGCACCGGCGTGGGCATTCTGGCCGACGTCATGGACCGCCTCTGA
- a CDS encoding transporter substrate-binding domain-containing protein produces MQHQRTTPVLSSRLLRHLVIAGAVLAGTLSAHADMADIKTRGYMTVATEDDYAPFNFIVDGQPEGFHKELLVDMQAYATEQGIEVRQEILPWTGLLASVSSGQYDLAFTGALVTDERLRVFNFAPPFASAQHFYVKRLGDDRLSDIASLCGKTVGVQAGSALLARLPELEAMMAEVNCEMGEVVEYQSYPEAYADLANQRLDYVINALISINDLVKNRGDVFEKGIAVSGDGFAAWPIPKESPELLEFASGFMTLIRDNGRLAELQEKWFGETFPTLPIVPIQEVDQFHELAGMN; encoded by the coding sequence ATGCAGCATCAGAGAACGACGCCGGTCCTTTCGTCTCGCCTTCTGCGTCATCTGGTTATCGCGGGGGCGGTATTGGCCGGCACACTGTCAGCCCATGCCGACATGGCGGATATCAAAACCCGCGGCTACATGACGGTGGCTACCGAAGACGACTACGCACCGTTCAACTTTATCGTCGACGGCCAGCCGGAGGGCTTCCACAAGGAACTCCTCGTCGACATGCAGGCCTATGCCACCGAGCAAGGCATCGAGGTGCGCCAGGAAATCCTGCCCTGGACCGGGCTTCTGGCCTCGGTGTCGTCCGGGCAGTACGACCTGGCCTTTACCGGCGCGCTGGTCACCGATGAACGACTGCGGGTGTTCAACTTTGCCCCACCCTTTGCCTCTGCACAGCACTTCTATGTCAAGCGCCTGGGCGATGATCGCCTAAGCGACATTGCCAGCCTGTGCGGCAAGACCGTTGGCGTGCAGGCCGGCAGCGCTCTGCTGGCTCGCTTGCCCGAACTCGAAGCAATGATGGCCGAGGTCAATTGCGAGATGGGGGAGGTGGTCGAGTACCAGTCCTATCCCGAAGCCTATGCCGATCTGGCCAACCAGCGCCTCGACTATGTGATCAACGCCCTCATCTCGATCAATGATCTGGTCAAGAATCGCGGCGACGTCTTCGAGAAGGGCATCGCCGTCTCGGGTGATGGCTTTGCCGCCTGGCCGATCCCCAAGGAGAGCCCCGAACTGCTCGAATTTGCCAGCGGCTTCATGACCCTGATCCGCGACAATGGTCGATTGGCCGAGCTGCAGGAAAAATGGTTCGGCGAGACCTTTCCTACCCTGCCGATCGTGCCGATCCAGGAGGTCGATCAATTCCACGAACTGGCCGGCATGAACTGA
- a CDS encoding amino acid ABC transporter permease, which produces MTERAWLLLLEGAWVTLWVSGVSIAMGLVIGLVIALVRSARIPVIDQIMAVYVSLARATPLVTLVLFLFLAAPTLGLSLDRYTVAIIALTLNTAAFNAEIWRTAFLNFSPEQKEAALACGMTPAMMFGNIMLPQMITTSLPGLVNEMTVLIKSSPAIAIIGLVDLTRVTNRISAVTYEPLPPILAAGLLYMIIISVLLKLQSLTEKQASRLAM; this is translated from the coding sequence ATGACCGAACGAGCCTGGTTGCTGCTGCTGGAAGGGGCTTGGGTGACGCTATGGGTTTCGGGCGTTTCCATTGCGATGGGGCTGGTGATCGGCCTAGTCATTGCGCTTGTGCGATCCGCGCGTATTCCCGTCATCGACCAGATAATGGCCGTCTATGTGAGCCTGGCGCGCGCCACGCCGCTGGTAACGCTGGTGCTGTTTCTGTTTCTGGCCGCACCCACATTGGGTCTCTCGCTGGATCGCTACACCGTTGCAATCATTGCGTTGACCTTGAATACCGCAGCCTTCAACGCCGAAATCTGGCGCACGGCCTTTCTCAACTTCTCGCCCGAGCAGAAGGAGGCGGCGCTCGCCTGCGGCATGACGCCGGCGATGATGTTCGGCAATATCATGCTGCCGCAGATGATCACCACCAGCCTGCCGGGCCTCGTCAACGAGATGACCGTCCTGATCAAGAGCAGCCCGGCCATCGCCATTATCGGGCTGGTCGATCTCACCCGCGTCACAAACCGCATCAGTGCCGTGACCTATGAGCCGCTGCCGCCCATCCTCGCCGCCGGCTTGCTCTACATGATCATCATCAGCGTGCTGCTCAAGCTGCAATCGCTCACCGAGAAACAGGCCAGCCGGCTGGCCATGTAG
- a CDS encoding amino acid ABC transporter permease, with protein sequence MIEWTILWEARDTILSGLWLTIWLFLVSIAGAFVLGCLVLYGLERGGVLAWLLRAFVNAMRALPFLVLAYLLYYGLPQLGLRMNAVTAGLVAMIVYHGAYLAEILRGSRMVLPPGTIEAAQAHGLMPRTIFTHIILPQLLLRTRPLIGNQLIYAIKDTSFLAIITVQELTAAANAVQASYFIPMPAFVVVILLYWAINVCIELAVSKAGIFGAKRGFENV encoded by the coding sequence ATGATCGAATGGACCATTCTCTGGGAAGCGCGCGACACCATTCTGAGCGGATTGTGGCTCACCATCTGGCTGTTTTTGGTATCGATCGCAGGCGCCTTCGTGCTGGGGTGCCTCGTGCTATACGGCCTTGAGCGGGGCGGCGTGCTCGCCTGGCTTTTGCGCGCCTTTGTCAATGCGATGCGGGCGCTGCCCTTCCTGGTGTTGGCCTATCTGCTCTATTATGGCCTGCCGCAGCTGGGATTGCGCATGAACGCGGTCACAGCCGGTCTTGTCGCCATGATCGTCTATCACGGCGCCTATTTGGCCGAAATCCTGCGGGGGAGCCGAATGGTGCTGCCGCCCGGCACCATCGAGGCAGCGCAGGCCCATGGGTTGATGCCCAGGACGATCTTCACCCACATCATCCTGCCCCAGCTGCTGCTGCGGACGCGCCCCTTGATCGGCAACCAGCTGATTTATGCCATCAAGGATACATCATTCCTGGCCATCATCACCGTGCAGGAACTCACCGCCGCCGCCAATGCGGTCCAGGCCAGCTATTTCATCCCGATGCCAGCCTTCGTCGTCGTCATCCTGCTCTATTGGGCGATCAACGTCTGTATCGAGCTCGCCGTCAGCAAAGCCGGCATTTTCGGCGCAAAACGAGGTTTCGAAAATGTCTGA